One window of Triplophysa rosa linkage group LG8, Trosa_1v2, whole genome shotgun sequence genomic DNA carries:
- the LOC130558664 gene encoding uncharacterized protein LOC130558664: MRGSRAEIGGNAVVTRMRCDTLFFSGVVSLPDPSRKHDLFRACAKLTSLPVIADVLRQSSRPGTSSESGRGAFLGITPVPGVFEFYHQRHIASFIDPGSWTEKTGRDLEFFPQQSSGDSCGVYMLMYALSICTSCPLTFTEEEVPLIRQWWCINLMERFCLEGHGQRFAYWTEEASQLLQGIVEPVFRVSKFTTTKLSPSRRVVDDKDIDKVQQPTIVRDLNTAWYWVQNHRHLFRGEVTEPAFLQMNRGDQQNAIKNLLGGQFSEAKDAFLFIFHYQEDMETFLSYCVDDQGLKVNAMFYKEKCSV; the protein is encoded by the exons atgcgCGGCAGCCGCGCGGAAATAGGGGGCAACGCGGTCGTGACGCGCATGCGGTGCGACACACTCTTTTTTTCCGGCGTGGTGtcgctacccgatccgtcccggaaacacgatttgttccgcgcatgcgcgaaactgacgtcacttcctgttatcGCCGACGTTTTACGACAGTCTTCTCGACCTGGGACCAGCTcggaatctggcaggggtgcatttctcggcattacacctGTTCCGGGCGTCTTCGAATTTTATCATCAAAG ACACATTGCAAGCTTCATTGACCCAGGATCCTGGACTGAAAAAACAGGAAGAGACCTTgag TTTTTTCCTCAACAGTCCAGTGGGGATTCTTGTGGTGTCTACATGCTGATG tatgCTCTCAGCATCTGCACATCATGTCCCTTAACATTCACAGAG gaGGAGGTGCCATTGATTCGCCAGTGGTGGTGCATTAACCTCATGGAAAGATTTTGCCTAGAAGG gCATGGACAGAGGTTTGCATACTGGACCGAAGAAGCATCCCAACTCCTTCAGGGGATCGTTGAGCCTGTGTTTAGGGTGTCGAAATTCACCACCACCAAACTGTCACCCAGCAGAAGAGTTGTGGATGACAAGGACATTGATAAG GTGCAGCAGCCAACCATTGTCCGAGACCTAAATACAGCGTGGTACTGGGTACAGAATCACAGACACTTATTCCGTGGGGAGGTGACAGAGCCTGCCTTTTTGCAGATGAACAGGGGTGATCAACAAAATGCCATCAAGAACCTCTTGGGGGGTCAATTCTCTGAGGCGAAGGAtgcctttttgtttatatttcattaccaagaagacatggaaacatttttgtcgTACTGTGTTGATGACCAAGGCCTAAAGGTCAATGCTATGTTCTACAAAGAGAAAtgtagtgtgtga